A stretch of the Cytobacillus luteolus genome encodes the following:
- a CDS encoding FtsW/RodA/SpoVE family cell cycle protein — MEKEHSPGQQVDYTLLFILFLMAIVSCVAIDSSQPFLPEKLKSINFVAQQIKWYIIGAVAIIITMILDFDRFKMISWYLYGFGLILLLGLEFNFPSALVETRKGATSWYSLPGIGTFQPSELVKIILIIVLSKIVAEHREKYPINTVKDDFLLLGKIFLTSAPPIYLLTKQPDMGMTMVFMAIMGSLILVAGIKWRIIFGFLFTGIFSISVFVYIYFAFPEFFRAYIIKEDYQLNRFYGWLAPEQHSSEQGFQLLRSLLAIGSGQLRGKGYQNSEVIIPEGHTDFIFAVIAEQFGFIGASIVISLFFLLIYRLIHAALESHDPFGSYLCAGVIGMITFQVFQNIGMSIQLLPITGLPLPFISYGGSSLATYMIAIGIVLNVRSRTRKYMFD, encoded by the coding sequence ATGGAGAAAGAACATTCACCCGGGCAACAAGTAGACTATACTCTACTTTTTATATTATTCTTAATGGCTATTGTAAGCTGTGTTGCTATAGATAGTTCACAGCCCTTTTTACCAGAAAAATTAAAAAGCATTAACTTTGTTGCACAACAAATCAAATGGTACATTATCGGTGCAGTTGCCATTATAATTACAATGATTCTTGATTTTGATCGATTTAAAATGATTTCTTGGTATTTATATGGCTTTGGGCTGATTTTATTACTAGGATTGGAATTTAACTTCCCTAGTGCATTAGTTGAAACAAGAAAGGGAGCAACGAGTTGGTATTCTCTTCCAGGTATTGGTACTTTTCAACCGTCAGAATTGGTAAAAATCATATTAATTATTGTATTAAGTAAAATCGTGGCTGAGCATCGAGAAAAATATCCAATAAATACGGTTAAGGATGATTTTCTGCTTCTAGGGAAAATATTCTTAACATCTGCACCACCCATTTACTTACTAACAAAACAACCTGATATGGGGATGACCATGGTCTTTATGGCCATTATGGGGTCATTAATCTTAGTAGCGGGAATTAAGTGGAGAATTATATTTGGATTTCTATTTACTGGAATTTTCTCGATCTCTGTCTTTGTCTATATTTATTTTGCGTTTCCTGAGTTTTTTAGAGCCTACATTATTAAAGAAGATTATCAACTTAATCGTTTTTACGGTTGGCTTGCACCTGAGCAGCATTCTAGTGAACAAGGTTTTCAGTTACTACGGTCCTTGTTAGCAATCGGTTCAGGCCAATTAAGAGGAAAAGGTTATCAAAATTCAGAAGTAATTATTCCTGAAGGGCATACAGACTTCATTTTTGCAGTGATTGCTGAGCAATTTGGTTTCATTGGAGCGAGTATTGTTATATCACTTTTCTTCTTATTAATTTACCGTCTGATTCATGCGGCACTTGAAAGTCATGACCCATTTGGAAGCTATCTGTGTGCAGGAGTCATTGGTATGATTACCTTCCAAGTATTTCAAAATATCGGTATGAGCATTCAGTTACTGCCAATTACAGGTTTACCCCTTCCATTTATTAGTTATGGGGGAAGTTCTCTTGCTACCTACATGATCGCAATTGGTATTGTGTTAAATGTTCGTTCACGTACGAGAAAATATATGTTTGATTAA
- the mgtE gene encoding magnesium transporter gives MSENNEYEKDNIEFETEQLTNSLESDSIDVFRSLFLELHPYDQAKLFGKLTQEQREKVYQFLSPEEMAGIFENVNTDEEDYETYLSEMDSNYVADMLGQMYADDAVDVLNELDKDQVAGYLSIMDVDAAQEIRELLHYDEYTAGSIMTTEFIAIEANQTARSALQILKNEAPRAETIYYVYVINEDKRLVGVLTLRDLIIADEDTMIAEITNERVVSVSVSEDQEEVARRMRDYNFLAVPVVDHQNHLLGIITVDDIIDVIDEEASDDYSKLAGISDVDGADRHSFASAKKRLPWLIILLFLGMLTANLIGRFEETLDQVSILAVFIPLIAGMAGNTGTQALAVAIRRIATGDVLNESKIKLILREAGTGLITGSVCGILIMGIVFFWKSNLFLGVLVGLSVLITLIVATLAGALVPLIMHKCKVDPAVASGPFITTINDIISILIYLGLATVFMNFLL, from the coding sequence ATGAGTGAGAACAATGAATATGAGAAAGACAATATTGAATTTGAAACAGAGCAATTAACGAATAGCTTAGAGAGTGATTCGATAGATGTTTTTCGTAGTCTTTTTCTAGAGCTACATCCTTATGACCAAGCGAAACTCTTTGGGAAATTAACACAAGAACAAAGGGAAAAAGTATACCAGTTTCTATCTCCTGAAGAAATGGCAGGGATATTCGAAAATGTAAATACTGATGAGGAAGACTACGAAACATATCTTTCAGAGATGGATTCCAATTATGTAGCTGATATGCTCGGACAAATGTATGCCGATGATGCAGTAGATGTCTTAAATGAATTAGATAAAGATCAGGTAGCTGGTTATTTATCAATTATGGATGTTGATGCTGCACAAGAAATTCGTGAGTTGCTACACTACGATGAATATACAGCTGGTAGTATTATGACTACTGAGTTTATCGCAATAGAGGCAAATCAAACGGCTCGTTCGGCTTTGCAAATTTTGAAAAATGAAGCACCTAGAGCTGAGACCATCTATTATGTTTATGTTATCAATGAAGATAAACGACTCGTTGGGGTCTTAACATTAAGGGATTTAATTATTGCAGATGAGGATACGATGATTGCTGAAATCACCAATGAGAGAGTTGTATCTGTATCAGTTAGTGAAGACCAGGAAGAAGTAGCACGTAGAATGAGAGATTATAACTTTTTGGCAGTTCCGGTTGTTGATCATCAGAACCATCTACTTGGGATAATCACTGTTGATGATATTATTGATGTAATCGATGAAGAAGCGTCTGATGACTACTCTAAGCTAGCAGGTATTTCAGATGTTGATGGTGCGGATCGCCATTCTTTTGCTAGTGCTAAAAAGAGATTACCATGGCTAATCATCTTATTGTTCTTAGGTATGTTAACAGCAAACTTAATTGGTCGATTTGAAGAGACATTAGACCAAGTTTCTATTTTAGCAGTATTCATTCCACTAATTGCAGGGATGGCAGGGAATACAGGAACGCAGGCACTGGCAGTTGCTATCCGCCGAATTGCAACAGGGGATGTATTAAATGAAAGTAAAATAAAGCTCATCTTGAGAGAAGCGGGAACAGGACTCATAACAGGAAGCGTTTGTGGCATACTTATAATGGGGATAGTCTTTTTCTGGAAATCTAATTTATTTTTAGGAGTATTAGTCGGATTATCTGTCCTCATCACGCTAATTGTAGCTACGCTAGCTGGGGCTCTTGTTCCATTAATTATGCATAAATGCAAGGTTGACCCGGCAGTTGCTTCCGGTCCTTTTATTACAACCATTAATGATATTATTAGTATCTTAATTTATCTCGGATTAGCAACTGTATTTATGAATTTCTTATTATGA
- a CDS encoding monovalent cation:proton antiporter family protein encodes MEHGASVTSLVIVLVVAFLTPIVLHRLKLNIIPVVVAEIIVGLIIGKSGFDIVHQDIWLETLSMLGFIFLMFLSGLEIDFSAFARGKKKEKLPNGNDAPNTFVVSTIVFIGIFGLSLLLSYIFVWLGFTDNVFLMTLIISTISLGVVVPTLKDAQIMKKNIGQIILLVAVIADLVTMVLLAVFASIYGTGDSNMWLLLILFGAGVLLYFLGKYFRNQSFLETMSKGTIQIGTRAIFTLIIVLVALSESIGAENILGAFLAGVLVSLLSPNSDMVHKLDSFGYGFLIPIFFVMVGVQLDVWSLFEDPKILLLIPLLFIALVISKMLPILYLKKYYDWKTTIAAGALLTSTLSLVIAAATIGERMGIIDARMSGALILVAVITSIVTPIWFKKLFPKQESKGPKIKVAFIGANQMTLPVTRELNSHLYETTMYHVKQEKNGEKFSDSLFNIVEVSDYRIETLKELNVFDVDVLVVAIGDDQKNGEIAIFAKEFGIERVIARIETPDLNKSLKEQNIEVFSMLMSTTTLLRALIEAPSVMNILTNQETTLYQINMNNPKYDGIALRNFPFTGDVIFVRIFRGKDSIVPHGDTELKMGDRLILTGSREYVDELKVEMEFSRGLL; translated from the coding sequence ATGGAACATGGAGCATCCGTAACTTCATTAGTTATCGTTCTTGTTGTTGCATTTTTAACGCCGATTGTTTTGCACAGGTTGAAATTAAATATCATTCCAGTTGTAGTTGCAGAAATTATTGTCGGTCTAATTATAGGTAAAAGTGGATTTGATATTGTTCATCAAGACATCTGGCTTGAAACATTGTCCATGCTTGGATTTATCTTTTTAATGTTCTTAAGTGGACTTGAAATAGACTTTTCCGCATTTGCTCGTGGGAAGAAAAAAGAAAAGCTTCCAAATGGGAATGATGCACCAAACACTTTTGTTGTATCGACCATAGTGTTTATTGGTATTTTTGGTTTATCACTATTATTATCTTATATTTTTGTCTGGTTAGGCTTTACGGATAATGTCTTCTTGATGACACTTATCATTTCAACAATATCACTTGGTGTTGTTGTTCCAACCTTAAAAGATGCACAAATCATGAAGAAAAATATAGGGCAAATCATCTTACTTGTCGCTGTTATCGCTGACCTTGTTACAATGGTATTACTTGCTGTTTTCGCATCCATATACGGAACAGGCGACAGTAATATGTGGTTATTACTCATTTTATTTGGTGCAGGGGTGTTACTATACTTCCTTGGAAAATACTTTAGAAATCAATCCTTTCTTGAAACGATGTCTAAAGGAACCATTCAGATTGGCACCCGTGCAATCTTTACTTTAATTATTGTGTTAGTTGCCTTATCTGAATCGATTGGTGCAGAGAATATCTTAGGTGCGTTTTTAGCAGGGGTGTTAGTTTCCCTTCTGTCTCCAAATTCAGATATGGTTCATAAATTAGATTCTTTCGGATACGGATTTTTAATTCCAATCTTCTTTGTAATGGTAGGGGTTCAGCTAGATGTTTGGTCATTATTTGAAGATCCGAAAATCTTATTATTAATTCCATTATTATTTATCGCATTAGTCATTTCAAAGATGCTTCCGATTCTTTATTTAAAGAAGTACTATGATTGGAAAACCACGATTGCCGCTGGGGCATTATTAACATCTACTTTATCTCTTGTTATTGCAGCTGCAACAATTGGAGAAAGAATGGGAATCATTGATGCTCGAATGTCAGGCGCATTAATTTTAGTGGCAGTTATTACGAGTATCGTTACACCAATTTGGTTTAAAAAGCTGTTTCCAAAGCAGGAATCTAAAGGTCCGAAAATTAAGGTTGCCTTTATTGGCGCAAATCAAATGACTCTTCCTGTGACAAGAGAGTTGAATTCTCATCTGTATGAAACGACGATGTATCATGTTAAGCAAGAGAAAAATGGGGAAAAGTTCTCTGACTCTTTATTTAACATAGTAGAGGTTAGTGATTATAGGATTGAGACACTAAAAGAATTGAACGTTTTTGATGTTGATGTCCTTGTTGTTGCGATCGGGGATGATCAGAAAAATGGAGAAATTGCTATCTTTGCCAAGGAATTTGGAATCGAACGAGTCATTGCCAGAATCGAGACTCCAGATTTAAATAAATCCCTAAAAGAGCAAAATATAGAAGTATTCTCTATGCTCATGTCTACAACGACCTTACTAAGAGCGTTGATTGAGGCACCGAGTGTCATGAATATCTTAACCAATCAAGAAACAACTCTTTATCAAATTAATATGAACAATCCTAAATATGATGGCATTGCCTTGCGTAATTTTCCATTTACAGGTGACGTTATTTTCGTTCGAATTTTTAGAGGGAAAGATTCCATTGTTCCTCATGGAGATACTGAACTTAAAATGGGAGACCGCTTGATTTTAACTGGCTCTCGTGAATATGTGGATGAATTGAAGGTAGAAATGGAATTTTCAAGAGGGTTACTGTAA
- the fabI gene encoding enoyl-ACP reductase FabI has protein sequence MTISLKDRTYVVMGVANKRSIAWGIARSLHDAGAKLIFTYAGERLEKSVRELAESLGQDSLVLPCDVTNDEDIKKCFAEIKEAVGSIDGLAHCIAFANKEELEGDYMNTTREGFLLAHNISAYSLTAVAKEAKDLMNEGGSIVTLTYLGGERVLPNYNVMGVAKASLEASVKYLASDLGKNGIRVNSISAGPIRTLSAKGVSDFNSILRTIEEKAPLRRTTTQEEVGDTAVFLFSQLSRGITGENIHVDSGYHILG, from the coding sequence ATGACAATATCCTTAAAGGATCGTACATATGTAGTAATGGGAGTAGCAAATAAACGTAGTATCGCATGGGGGATTGCACGTTCTTTACATGATGCTGGAGCTAAATTGATTTTCACATATGCAGGTGAGCGTTTAGAGAAAAGTGTTCGTGAATTAGCAGAATCACTTGGGCAAGACTCTTTAGTTTTACCATGTGATGTTACAAATGATGAAGACATCAAGAAGTGCTTTGCTGAAATTAAAGAAGCGGTAGGCTCTATTGATGGACTAGCTCACTGTATCGCTTTTGCTAATAAAGAAGAATTAGAAGGCGATTATATGAATACAACACGTGAAGGATTCTTACTTGCTCATAACATTAGTGCTTATTCTTTAACAGCTGTTGCAAAGGAAGCGAAGGATTTAATGAATGAAGGCGGAAGCATCGTTACATTAACATACTTAGGTGGTGAGCGAGTATTACCTAACTATAATGTTATGGGTGTAGCTAAAGCTTCACTAGAAGCTAGTGTGAAATATTTAGCGAGTGACTTAGGTAAGAATGGCATCCGTGTAAACTCAATTTCTGCCGGACCAATTCGTACACTTTCTGCAAAAGGTGTAAGTGATTTTAATTCGATCTTAAGAACAATTGAAGAAAAAGCTCCACTTCGTCGTACAACAACTCAAGAAGAAGTGGGAGACACAGCAGTTTTCTTATTTAGCCAATTATCTCGTGGTATTACAGGTGAAAATATTCATGTTGATTCTGGGTATCATATTCTAGGATAA
- a CDS encoding EAL domain-containing protein — translation MSIAKILMEDPMDLDNHSIITMSHKRNEFRDILKNKAIKILFQPIVCLQNGEIHGYEALSRGPENSEFHYPSSLFSFAEREGFLYPLEKVAREQALYQSKHLLDNQKLFINLTPQVIHDPHFTPGHTISLLEQYQMNPENIVFEITERSAITDFQAFKVVLNHYRAQGFKIAIDDAGAGYSSLQAISELEPDYIKVDRSLISGVDKNEVKKNILEAFVMFAKKMNSKVLAEGIETFEELEKVKELGIDFGQGYYLARPNNPVPPFPRDIKEFLRSDKNKKKPIYVDINDEIVILNNGKELARTFAKFLL, via the coding sequence ATGAGTATTGCGAAGATATTGATGGAGGATCCTATGGACCTAGACAATCATTCTATAATAACAATGTCTCACAAAAGGAATGAATTCAGAGATATCCTTAAAAATAAAGCTATAAAAATCTTATTTCAACCTATTGTCTGTCTTCAAAATGGAGAGATTCATGGATATGAAGCACTGTCAAGAGGCCCAGAAAACAGTGAGTTTCATTACCCTTCTTCCCTATTTTCATTTGCAGAACGTGAAGGCTTTTTGTATCCTCTAGAAAAAGTAGCTCGAGAACAAGCTTTATATCAAAGCAAACATTTACTGGATAACCAGAAGTTATTTATTAATTTAACTCCTCAAGTGATCCATGACCCTCATTTTACTCCTGGTCATACGATTTCTTTGTTAGAACAATATCAAATGAATCCTGAGAACATTGTTTTCGAGATCACAGAAAGAAGTGCCATTACTGACTTCCAAGCCTTTAAAGTGGTCTTAAACCACTATCGTGCCCAAGGATTTAAAATTGCGATTGATGATGCAGGAGCAGGATACTCATCCTTACAAGCTATTTCTGAGTTAGAGCCTGACTATATTAAGGTTGATCGTTCACTAATTAGCGGTGTTGATAAAAATGAAGTAAAGAAAAATATATTAGAGGCGTTTGTAATGTTTGCGAAAAAAATGAATAGCAAAGTGCTAGCAGAGGGTATCGAAACGTTTGAAGAGTTGGAAAAAGTGAAGGAACTTGGAATCGATTTTGGGCAGGGATATTATCTTGCCAGGCCAAATAATCCAGTACCACCCTTTCCTCGGGATATTAAGGAATTTCTTCGAAGTGATAAAAATAAGAAAAAACCAATATATGTAGATATAAATGATGAGATTGTTATATTGAATAATGGAAAAGAACTAGCGAGGACGTTTGCAAAGTTTTTGCTATAA
- a CDS encoding SCO family protein, producing MLSSKAKLSVVIILTVISMYLIYMLWNIQQRLPIIEQVDDIHFESVLNEDYTFQNEHLKVVAFIYTKCPDICPMTMYDLTFLQAKLKDEQIFGDRVQIVTITLDPEFDTADTLRKYASNFAIDSSGWFILRDSESETKIVANQFQMNYKKDENGFVTHSTKLYLVDAENKIRSVHDMNVAGKEVNLEEIMENIERLLDE from the coding sequence GTGCTTTCATCAAAAGCAAAACTTAGTGTAGTTATTATTCTAACAGTGATAAGTATGTACTTAATCTATATGCTATGGAACATTCAGCAAAGATTACCAATCATAGAGCAAGTTGATGACATTCATTTTGAGTCTGTATTGAACGAGGATTACACTTTTCAAAATGAACATTTGAAGGTTGTTGCCTTTATCTATACAAAGTGTCCAGATATCTGTCCAATGACCATGTATGACTTAACTTTTTTACAAGCAAAATTAAAAGATGAACAAATATTTGGGGATCGTGTTCAAATTGTAACGATTACCCTTGATCCAGAATTTGATACAGCCGACACTTTACGTAAGTATGCATCCAATTTTGCTATAGATTCGAGTGGTTGGTTTATATTAAGAGATTCAGAGAGTGAAACAAAAATAGTGGCCAATCAATTTCAAATGAACTATAAAAAGGATGAAAATGGATTTGTTACTCATAGTACGAAGCTATATTTGGTTGATGCAGAGAATAAAATCCGTTCAGTTCATGATATGAATGTGGCTGGAAAAGAAGTCAATCTTGAAGAGATTATGGAGAATATTGAGAGGTTACTTGACGAATAG
- a CDS encoding CotO family spore coat protein, with protein sequence MSDNQVTSSKQRPLMYISQPDFTPTPGGMQQSFVVKESTRVREEKELEVKGEVPKVLEEETNVVKEDETKRKKKKRFSEMDIEERIQFFINLPDNLPKTMCQITTKDRSYRGVILSYEEGLVSIKTLTSPRKVEIQLDDIEAINAIGF encoded by the coding sequence ATGAGTGATAATCAAGTGACTTCAAGTAAACAAAGACCGCTTATGTATATATCGCAACCAGATTTCACACCAACTCCAGGTGGAATGCAACAATCATTTGTCGTTAAGGAAAGTACTCGAGTTAGGGAGGAAAAGGAACTTGAAGTAAAAGGTGAAGTTCCCAAAGTACTTGAGGAAGAGACAAACGTAGTTAAGGAAGATGAAACTAAAAGGAAGAAGAAGAAACGTTTTTCTGAAATGGATATTGAAGAGAGAATACAATTTTTTATAAACCTACCAGATAACCTTCCGAAAACAATGTGTCAAATCACTACAAAGGATCGTTCATATAGAGGGGTTATTCTTTCATATGAAGAAGGACTAGTAAGCATCAAAACACTTACTAGCCCAAGAAAAGTTGAAATTCAACTAGATGATATTGAAGCAATTAATGCAATAGGTTTTTAG
- a CDS encoding CotY/CotZ family spore coat protein, with product MSCCDKDKDLNCVCEAVLNIKDLQDAVDDDCPTSCFSNLLAPTQFVGDTIPFLLYTKKGDLFKAFGNVGELLPGDCFKTPFFRVEDVRKDCCATLSLLRPVDGRGSCKDDVCDVERLVRTDFCIEVDLRCFCAIQCLDPRLVVRNFVADIDDDDDKVGGVEDDDDRGRRRHRH from the coding sequence ATGAGTTGCTGTGACAAAGACAAAGATTTAAACTGTGTATGTGAAGCCGTATTAAATATTAAAGATCTACAAGATGCGGTGGATGATGATTGCCCAACTAGTTGCTTTAGTAACTTACTAGCACCTACTCAATTTGTTGGAGACACGATTCCTTTTCTTCTTTACACTAAAAAAGGAGATCTGTTCAAAGCATTTGGAAATGTAGGTGAATTATTACCTGGTGATTGCTTTAAAACACCTTTCTTCCGTGTTGAAGATGTACGTAAAGACTGCTGTGCAACGTTATCACTATTAAGACCAGTAGATGGCAGAGGTTCCTGTAAAGATGATGTATGCGACGTTGAAAGACTTGTAAGAACTGATTTCTGTATCGAAGTTGATTTAAGATGCTTCTGTGCAATTCAATGTTTAGATCCACGTCTAGTTGTTCGTAACTTTGTAGCAGATATTGACGACGACGATGACAAGGTTGGCGGAGTAGAAGATGATGATGACCGTGGTCGTCGTCGCCATAGACACTAA
- a CDS encoding CotY/CotZ family spore coat protein: MSCSKRNCVCEAVEAILDAQDAVNDKCPTSCFQDLLNPAVAPGRDTIPFILFDKKGGLFKAFGNVGKRLPLGDEMDCFKTIFFRVENIKDDCCATLSLLRPENGDIKDPCDLGAEDRLFRTDFCIEVDLSCFCAIQCLSPDLVARRF, translated from the coding sequence ATGAGTTGTAGTAAAAGAAACTGTGTATGTGAAGCAGTTGAAGCAATCTTAGATGCTCAAGATGCAGTCAATGACAAATGTCCAACTAGTTGTTTCCAAGATCTTTTAAACCCTGCAGTAGCACCTGGCCGCGATACAATTCCTTTTATCTTATTTGATAAAAAAGGTGGATTGTTCAAAGCATTTGGTAACGTAGGTAAAAGACTTCCACTAGGCGATGAGATGGATTGCTTCAAGACAATCTTCTTTAGAGTAGAAAACATTAAAGATGATTGCTGTGCAACACTTTCACTACTAAGACCTGAAAATGGAGACATCAAAGATCCTTGTGATCTTGGAGCAGAAGACAGATTATTCAGAACAGACTTCTGTATCGAAGTTGACCTTTCTTGCTTCTGCGCTATCCAATGCTTATCACCAGATTTAGTAGCTCGTAGATTCTAA